From the genome of Syntrophales bacterium:
GAACGACGTCTAAAAGGTTAGCAATTTAAATCAGCAATTTATGCACGCATTTTCAGATTAGAGGAACAATGAATTATTTCAATTACAAGGATAACGAACTGTATTGCGAGGAAGTTTCCATTGCGGCAATCGCGCGGGAGATCGGAACGCCTTTTTACCTCTACAGCGCCCGGACGTTGAAGCGCCATTTTACGGCATTTACCGAGGCCTTCGCCGGGATTCCCCATATCATCTGTTTTGCCGTCAAAGCCAACTCCAACATTGCGATTCTGAAGAGCTTTGCCAATCAGGGCGGCGGCGCGGACATCGTTTCCGGCGGGGAGCTGTACCGCGCTTTGCAGGCCGGCATCGAGCCCGCGCGGATCGTCTATTCCGGGGTGGGAAAACGGGATGACGAGATCGATTTTGCCCTCAAAACGGGGATTCTGATGTTCAATATTGAATCGCCCCAGGAATTGGAGGTCATCAACGAACGCGCCGGCAAACTTGGTCTCCGCGCGGGGATCGGCATCCGCGTCAATCCGGATGTAAATGCGGAAACCCACCCGCACATTTCCACCGGTTTAAAGGAAAACAAATTCGGCATCGCCGTCGAAAGCGCGCTTCTGGCTTACCGGCAGGCGGCGGCGTTGAAACATATCGATATAAAAGGGGTAAGCTGCCATATTGGTTCACAGATAACGAAGATATTGCCCTTTACAGATGCGATCGATCGCCTGAAGACACTAATCCGCACTCTGCGGGCGGAGGGGGTTGCGGTTCATTATCTCGATCTGGGCGGAGGGCTGGGCATTTCTTACGATCAGGAGAAACCGCCGCTGCCGGCCGAATATGCCCGGGCAATTATCGAAGCGGCCGGCGATCTGGGCTGCACCTTCATTTTTGAGCCGGGTCGCGTGCTTGTCGGCAATGCAGGAATTCTTGTTACGAAGGTCCTTTATAAGAAAGAAAATGACGAAAAAAAATTCTTTATTGTTGACGCTGGCATGAACGACCTGATTCGCCCCAGCCTGTACGGGTCCTTTCACAAACTGCAGCCCGTCCAGTTGACCGCGCGGGAAGAGGTTACGGCTGACATCGTCGGCCCGATCTGCGAATCCGGTGATTTCCTGGCTAAGGGACGTCGGGTGAAGTTAATGGAACGAGGCGATCTTTTGGCCGTTATGAGTGCGGGGGCTTATGGATTCACCATGGCCTCGAATTACAATTCGCGTCCGCGGGCGCCGGAAATAATGGTTTGCGATGCGAGCTGGCATGTCATCAGGGAGAGGGAAAAGAACGAAGACCTGACTAGAAACGAACATATTCCAGACTTTTTGAAAAATTAGGGAATGGCTTGTCATTAAAAATAATTTGAGTCGGGGCTTCAGATAAAAATTGGAGGGGGAACTATGTTTTCAGGCGCCATTGTCGCTATTGTAACGCCGTTCAAAAATGGAAAGGTTGACGAGGCGGCCTTGCGCCGTCTGGTCGAAGAGCAGATTGCCGGGGGGACGGACGGAATTGCCCCCTGCGGAACAACCGGGGAATCCACAACGCTTTCGCATGAGGAGCATGACCGGGTTATTGAGATTGTGATCGATGCCGTAAAAAAGCGCGTTCCGGTCATCGCCGGGACCGGCTCGAACAGCACGGCGGAGGCAATCCGCCTGACGAAACACGCCTGGCAGGCGGGGGCTGATGCGGCGCTGATTGTTTGCCCTTATTACAATCGCCCAACCCAGGAGGGTCTCTACCTGCACTACAAGGCCGTTGCCGAAGCGGTCCCGATTCCCCTCATTATTTACAACATTCCGGGGAGAACCGGCACGAACATGCTGCCGGAGACGATGGCGCGCCTGGCGAATATCCCGAATATTGTCGGGGTAAAGGAAGCTGCCGGTTCCATCAAACAGATGAGCGACATCATCAATTTGTGCGGGCCTGATTTCGATGTCATCTCCGGGGATGACGCCTTCACTCTGCCGCTGCTTGCCATCGGCGGCAAGGGGGTAATTTCCGTTATTTCGAATATAGTTCCCGCTGACATGGCTGGGCTTGTGGATGCCTTTTTTGCCGGTGATTTGAAGAAGGCCCGTGAGCTTCACCAGCGCATGAGTCCGCTGATCGACGCGCTTTTTATTGAGACCAATCCCACCCCGGTAAAGGCGGCGCTGGCGATGATGGGTAAGATCGACTATGAGCTGCGCCTGCCGTTATGCCGGATGGCGGAGAAAAATGAATTAGCCTTGAAAAAGGCAATGCAGGACTACGGGTTATTGAAGTAGGGAGGAACTTTTTATGGTAAAGGCCATTGTTACCGGCGCTGGCGGACGGATGGGGGGAAGGATAATCAGCATTATTGCTGAGACAAGGGAGATGGAGCTGGCCGGCGCGGTGGAGCAGAAGGGCCATCCCGCAATCGGCAGGGACGTGGGAGAGGGTTTGGGACTCGGCAAGACGGGGATACAAATTGTTGATTCCCTGTCCGCTTGCATAGAAAATGGCGATGTCGTTATCGACTTTACCTCGCATGAATCATCTCTTCAACACCTGAGGATTGCCGCAAGTTCAAAAAAAGCTATAGTAATCGGCAGCACAGGCTTCACAGTTAAAGAAATGGATGAGGCAAAAAACATTGCTGGCGCTGCAAGATGCGTCATTTCCCCGAACATGAGCGTTGGCGTCAATGTGATGTTCAAGGTCCTCTCCGATGTCGCGGCGATTCTCGGCGATGAGTACGATGTGGAGATCGTTGAGGCGCACCACCATCTCAAAAAGGACGCACCCAGCGGCACGGCGGTAAAAATGGCGGAGGTGATCGCCCAGAGCCTGGGGCGCAATCTCGAAGAAACCGGCGTCTATTGTCGTAAAGGCATTATCGGCGAACGTTCCCCCAAGGAGATTGGCATTCAGACCGTTCGCGCCGGGGATATTGTCGGAGAGCATACGGTGATTTTCGGCGGCATGGGAGAGCGGCTGGAATTTATCCACCGCGCCCACAGCCGGGACAACTTCGCCCGCGGGGCGATTCGGGCGGCGCTTTGGGTGGTTGGGCGCCCCGATGGGCTCTATGACATGCAGGATGTCCTGGGATTGAAAAGGGTTGCTTGAAAGGATGCACGCGAGGCTTGATGTTCATGAAATTGGAGGGGCGCGCTTTGTCGCGTCTGTGGCGGTTGTTGCCTATATCGGCATAGGGGCGAATATTGGTTCCCCGGTAGAGCAATGCAGGGAAGCGGTGCGTCGCTTGGGGACGATGCCGGGAATAACCTCTTTACGAACATCGTCTCTTTACCGGACCGAGCCGGTTGGCCCAAAGGAGCAGGCGTGGTTCATCAACGCCGTAGCCGAGCTCAAAACGGAGATTCCCTCCCGTAAACTGTTTGAGATATTGAAAACTATTGAAAAGCTCATGGGACGTACAGAAGGGATGCGCTGGGGGCCGCGGGTGATCGACCTCGATCTCCTTCTCTATGGTCAGGCGATTATTGACGAGGAGGGGCTGACGGTTCCTCATCCGGAGCTGCATAAAAGGCGTTTCGTTTTAGAGCCGCTTTGCGAGATCGCCTCCTACACGGTTCATCCGCTGTTCAATGTTTCCATGCGCGGACTGCTTGATCGCCTTTCTGAAGGCGGAGGCGTGGAATTATATGGCAAATTATAGATAGCGGCGCTCTAAACCACTTCATCCTGCAGGCGCAGGGAGTTGCGGCAAAAATGATTATGAGGATTGGATGTTGCTTAAATTAGTAATTGTTGTTATTGCAATATATCTTTTCTACAAGCTGTTCAGGAAGGATTCGCCTCAAGCAAGGGGGAACAGGGGATACAAACGTGAACAGAAGCCCTCTGGCGGAGAGGACCTGGTCGAGGATCCGGTCTGTCACACGTATATCCCCGAAAGCTCTGCTTTGAAACTGAACGTGGAGGGAAGAACGGTTTGTTTTTGTTCGCAAAAATGCCTTGAGACTTATGTTCAGGAAAAAAAGCAGCCATGAGCGCGATTAGGTTATCCATACCTGAAGAAGGCAGAAAAAGTGGGAAATAACTCGACTATCGACAACCTGAAGAATCTGTTCGACAAACTGCCCATCCCCGAGCGGCAAAGGGACATCTATAATCTTCCCAATACAATCAGCATGCTTCGCATCGGCGTCATTCCGGTTTTGTTTGGCCTGCTTTTCTCCCCCGGCCCGGCCATGAGCCTGGTTATCGCGGCGTTGTTTATCATCGCCGGGCTTACCGACCTGCTTGACGGCTATATCGCGCGAAGGTTTCAGATAGTTACGACGATGGGAAAATTTCTTGATCCGATTGCCGACAAGTTAATCGTTAATACGGCAATGATCCTCCTGATTCCCGTTGGCAGAATACCGGCCTGGATAGTAGCCGTCATGATCATCCGTGATTTTGCGATTGACGGCATAAGGACTGTAGCCTCGGCCGAAGGTTTGCTTATCCAGGCCA
Proteins encoded in this window:
- the pgsA gene encoding CDP-diacylglycerol--glycerol-3-phosphate 3-phosphatidyltransferase, with protein sequence MGNNSTIDNLKNLFDKLPIPERQRDIYNLPNTISMLRIGVIPVLFGLLFSPGPAMSLVIAALFIIAGLTDLLDGYIARRFQIVTTMGKFLDPIADKLIVNTAMILLIPVGRIPAWIVAVMIIRDFAIDGIRTVASAEGLLIQASKHGKRKTLCQIFAISALIIHYPFIGADAHVVGMVILYIALALSIISGVDYFFKFYETVFKNRS
- a CDS encoding YHS domain-containing protein codes for the protein MLLKLVIVVIAIYLFYKLFRKDSPQARGNRGYKREQKPSGGEDLVEDPVCHTYIPESSALKLNVEGRTVCFCSQKCLETYVQEKKQP
- the dapA gene encoding 4-hydroxy-tetrahydrodipicolinate synthase, which codes for MFSGAIVAIVTPFKNGKVDEAALRRLVEEQIAGGTDGIAPCGTTGESTTLSHEEHDRVIEIVIDAVKKRVPVIAGTGSNSTAEAIRLTKHAWQAGADAALIVCPYYNRPTQEGLYLHYKAVAEAVPIPLIIYNIPGRTGTNMLPETMARLANIPNIVGVKEAAGSIKQMSDIINLCGPDFDVISGDDAFTLPLLAIGGKGVISVISNIVPADMAGLVDAFFAGDLKKARELHQRMSPLIDALFIETNPTPVKAALAMMGKIDYELRLPLCRMAEKNELALKKAMQDYGLLK
- the folK gene encoding 2-amino-4-hydroxy-6-hydroxymethyldihydropteridine diphosphokinase, whose translation is MLERMHARLDVHEIGGARFVASVAVVAYIGIGANIGSPVEQCREAVRRLGTMPGITSLRTSSLYRTEPVGPKEQAWFINAVAELKTEIPSRKLFEILKTIEKLMGRTEGMRWGPRVIDLDLLLYGQAIIDEEGLTVPHPELHKRRFVLEPLCEIASYTVHPLFNVSMRGLLDRLSEGGGVELYGKL
- the dapB gene encoding 4-hydroxy-tetrahydrodipicolinate reductase, producing MVKAIVTGAGGRMGGRIISIIAETREMELAGAVEQKGHPAIGRDVGEGLGLGKTGIQIVDSLSACIENGDVVIDFTSHESSLQHLRIAASSKKAIVIGSTGFTVKEMDEAKNIAGAARCVISPNMSVGVNVMFKVLSDVAAILGDEYDVEIVEAHHHLKKDAPSGTAVKMAEVIAQSLGRNLEETGVYCRKGIIGERSPKEIGIQTVRAGDIVGEHTVIFGGMGERLEFIHRAHSRDNFARGAIRAALWVVGRPDGLYDMQDVLGLKRVA
- the lysA gene encoding diaminopimelate decarboxylase, which gives rise to MNYFNYKDNELYCEEVSIAAIAREIGTPFYLYSARTLKRHFTAFTEAFAGIPHIICFAVKANSNIAILKSFANQGGGADIVSGGELYRALQAGIEPARIVYSGVGKRDDEIDFALKTGILMFNIESPQELEVINERAGKLGLRAGIGIRVNPDVNAETHPHISTGLKENKFGIAVESALLAYRQAAALKHIDIKGVSCHIGSQITKILPFTDAIDRLKTLIRTLRAEGVAVHYLDLGGGLGISYDQEKPPLPAEYARAIIEAAGDLGCTFIFEPGRVLVGNAGILVTKVLYKKENDEKKFFIVDAGMNDLIRPSLYGSFHKLQPVQLTAREEVTADIVGPICESGDFLAKGRRVKLMERGDLLAVMSAGAYGFTMASNYNSRPRAPEIMVCDASWHVIREREKNEDLTRNEHIPDFLKN